TCTTCAACGGCGACTGCCGCGCCGCGTTCGATTTCTACGCCGGGGCATTGGGCGGCGAGATCGTCGCATCGATCACCTACGGCGACATGCCGTCGTCGCCGGACCAGCCGCCGCTGCCGGAGGAGGCCAAGTCGCAGATCGCGCACGTGAACCTGGTGGCCGGCGGCGCCTCGATCATGGGCGGCGATTCGATCATGGGCTGCAACGGCAGCGAGAAGATCGACGGCCGCAACGACACCACGGTCAACATCGAGGTGGAGACCATCGAGGAGGCCGAGCGTGTGTTCGCCGCGCTGTCGGCCGGCGGCAACGTGCAGATGCCGCTGACCGAAACCTTCTGGTCGCATCGCTTCGGCATGTTCGAGGACCGCTACGGCAAGCCGTGGATGGTCAATTGCAACAAGCCGATGCCGTGATCCCGGCATGAGGGCATCTGCCGCCGGGCATTCGCTGCACGGCGCGGAATGCCGCTGCGCGAACACCCGGCGACAGGCGCCATCACACGAATCCTTTTCGACGGAGACTTCGTCATGCCCCGCAACCTCTACGTCAACCTGCCGGTGAAAGACCTCGAGCGCACCGTCGATTTCTTCGCCGCGCTCGGTTTCGCGTTCAACCCCAAGTTCACCGACGAAAACGCCACCTGCATGATCGTCAACGACAGCACCAGCGTGATGCTGCTGGTCGAACCCTACTTCGCCACGTTCACCAAGAAGCCGGTGTCCGACGCGAAGGCCGTCACCGAAACCCTGTTGGCGATCTCGGTGGACAGCCGTGCGGAGGTCGACGACTTCGTCGGCAAGGCGCTGGCCAAGGGCGCGGTCGAATACGCGGAGCCCAGGGACTTCGGCTTCAT
Above is a genomic segment from Thermomonas aquatica containing:
- a CDS encoding VOC family protein encodes the protein MKLIPYLMFFNGDCRAAFDFYAGALGGEIVASITYGDMPSSPDQPPLPEEAKSQIAHVNLVAGGASIMGGDSIMGCNGSEKIDGRNDTTVNIEVETIEEAERVFAALSAGGNVQMPLTETFWSHRFGMFEDRYGKPWMVNCNKPMP
- a CDS encoding VOC family protein, giving the protein MPRNLYVNLPVKDLERTVDFFAALGFAFNPKFTDENATCMIVNDSTSVMLLVEPYFATFTKKPVSDAKAVTETLLAISVDSRAEVDDFVGKALAKGAVEYAEPRDFGFMYQRGIADLDGHQWEVFYMDEAQFPSQ